In one Leptospira fletcheri genomic region, the following are encoded:
- a CDS encoding GDSL-type esterase/lipase family protein — protein sequence MKNKIAVLLFRILIVFLFFQTKMQAQSPYKLKGPVLIRPFGDSITYGIGFTNDWQCPVYEIGQYLCMPPARTGGGYRGWMTIYSFMQDGIVFTTEGYQSGGSNASQWIANTQTHDGYPGWTNEQLLTKAKYASFSDITLVHAGTNDMWQILKNPNPTDAMINQVATSAGASLFTLLNALLQSNPKTYLFVAQIIKVSAPQKGYNSFDYETVNKVIFQYNNYIADNWYNFPPESRARMTLVDMHQTLIPVEDYFGDGIHPNMLGYRKIACSWIRAIQGKKQNQDDPCSGILTADVGKQMIPSKEEMLRMTPAKDKLEQFLKGKPNRN from the coding sequence GTGAAAAACAAGATTGCAGTCCTTCTTTTCCGGATTTTGATCGTCTTCCTATTTTTCCAAACGAAGATGCAAGCCCAAAGCCCGTACAAGCTAAAAGGCCCCGTCCTGATTCGGCCTTTCGGCGATTCCATCACGTACGGGATCGGCTTTACGAACGATTGGCAATGCCCGGTATATGAGATCGGTCAATATCTTTGCATGCCGCCGGCAAGGACCGGAGGTGGATATCGCGGCTGGATGACGATTTATTCCTTTATGCAGGACGGGATCGTGTTCACTACCGAAGGCTACCAAAGCGGCGGATCCAACGCATCGCAGTGGATCGCCAATACCCAAACCCACGACGGGTATCCCGGCTGGACAAACGAGCAATTATTAACAAAGGCAAAGTATGCGAGTTTCTCGGACATCACCTTAGTGCATGCTGGAACCAACGATATGTGGCAAATTTTAAAAAATCCGAATCCTACGGATGCGATGATAAATCAAGTGGCGACTTCTGCCGGGGCCAGTTTATTCACTTTGCTGAATGCATTACTTCAGAGCAATCCGAAGACCTATCTGTTCGTCGCGCAAATCATCAAAGTAAGTGCCCCACAAAAGGGTTACAATTCTTTCGATTATGAAACGGTCAATAAAGTGATCTTTCAATACAATAATTACATTGCCGACAACTGGTACAATTTTCCCCCGGAAAGTAGGGCGAGAATGACGCTTGTAGATATGCACCAGACTCTGATTCCGGTCGAAGACTATTTCGGAGACGGGATCCATCCGAATATGTTGGGTTATCGGAAAATCGCGTGCTCTTGGATTCGGGCGATTCAAGGAAAAAAGCAGAACCAAGATGATCCTTGTTCCGGAATTCTGACAGCAGATGTCGGGAAACAGATGATTCCAAGCAAGGAAGAAATGTTGCGAATGACCCCTGCGAAAGACAAGTTGGAACAGTTCCTAAAAGGAAAACCGAACAGAAATTGA